TATATGATGGTGGAGTGATTAGGAGTCAGGTTCAACAGGCAATCATTGCCTACAGAACGCAAAAGGATTATGAAAGACAAGTCTTCGATCAGATTAAATTGGATGTAAAACAAGCAATTTTAAATCTTTCTTCTGCAAAACAGAGAATTGATACAATTGCACAATCTGTTTCTGAGGCTGAGGAAAGCTTGAGACTGGCTAGGGTTCGATATCAGGCAGGAGTAAATACCATCTCAGAGGTTTTAGACGCTGAGGCTCAGCTCTCTACTTCACAAACCCAATATGCCCAAGCAAAATTTGACTATCAGGTTGCAAAGGCATCACTTTATAAGGCTATAGGTTTAGATTAATGTATGATGAAAAATATTTTAAAAAGAAAAGTTTTACTTGCATCATTATTGATAGGTGTTTTAGTAGTTGCAGGCTTAGTTTTTGCTCTGCTTAACAAGAAACCCATGCCCATACATCAGCCTGTATCAGTTAAGACTATGAAGGTGGTAGTTAAGGACACTGACGTTTATCAGGATTATGTGGGTCAGGTGGAAGCTGTAAATGATATCGAAGTTAGGTCTAAAGTATCTGGCAACATCGTAGAGAAATTCATAAAAGGTGGAGAGATAGTAAAAGCTGGTCAACCACTCTTTCAAATTGATAAAAGAACCTATGTAGCTGCTGTTTCTAATGCTAAAGCACAGTTAGCTCAAGCAATTGCAAATTATGACAATGCAAAACTTGATGCAGATAGATATAAAGCTCTTGCTGCTCAGGATGCTGTTTCTCAGCAGACTTCTGATACTGCTACTTCGGTAGCATTACAAGACTATCAGATTGTGGAGGCGATGAGGGCAAACCTAAAACAGGCAGAAGATAATCTAAGTGATACTTTGATAGTAGCACCCTTTAGCGGGAAGCTTGGTGTGGGAGACGATCTGAGTCTGGGCGCGTTTGTGACTGCTGGTCAGACTGTAATGTGCACTTTGTCATCTCCAGATCCGATGTACGTTTTGTTCAGCATATCTGAGAACGACTATTTAAATATGGTTAAGAATGGCATTGATCCTATGAACAGTGATGTTGGGAAAAACGTCGTGCTAACTCTTTCTAATGGCACTACCTATAAGTATCACGGAAAGATAGCTGAGATAAACAGAGGGCTAACTCAAAATACAGGCACTCTCTCAATTAAGGCTCTTTTCCCCAATCCTGACAATGTTCTTGTGCCAGGAATGTTTGCCAATGTGGTTCTTAAAGAAGGCAATTTAAAAAATGCTATACTTATTCCTCAAATGGCAGTTCAGCAGGTCTTGGACAAAACCTTTGTTACTATTGTAGATAGCGATAATAAAGCGCAAATGGTGCCAGTTAAAATGGGTCCAAGAGTTGGATCTTTTTGGGTTGTAGAAGAGGGGTTGAAACCTGGTGACAACGTCATAGTCGAAGGGTCCCAAAAGGCGCCTACTGGAACGGTAGTCAAGCCGACAGAAATAACTCCTGAGTCACTGGGCTTAAAGTAATTTATGGCACAATTTTTTATTAAAAACCCAATTTTTGCCATAGTAGTCTCGCTGATTATTGTATTATTAGGGCTTCTTGCAATGACAAACCTACCTATCGCTGTCTATCCTCAAATTACACCTCCTCAGGTGAACGTCATAGCAAGCTATCCTGGTGCTAATGCTGAGACTGTAGAACAAACTGTAGCTCAGCAAATGGAGGACCAAGTAAACGGCGTAGAGGGCATGGTTTCAATGCTATCAACAAGTACTGATGCAGGGAGCTATACGTTAAACGTTCAGTTTGAGCTTGGTAAAGACCCAGACATGGCAACAGTCCAAACACAAAATAGGGTAGGGCAGGCATCTCCTCTCTTGCCAAATGCAGTTGTCCAATATGGAATAAACACGATGAAAGTAACTCCTCAAAACGTTCTTGTGTTTTCACTTTACTCTCCTAAGGGCACGTATGATTCTACCTTTCTTGCAAATTATGGAAATATTAACATAGTTCATCAATTGCAAAGGGTTAAGGGCGTCGGTCAGGTAAATATGTTTGGATCTCCTTTTGGTATGAGGATATGGCTAAACCCTGAGAAGATGGCTCAATTGGGCATTACAACAACTGATGTATATAATGCAATTCAGGAACAAAACTTACAGGCAGCATCAGGTACTATAGGCCAGATGCCTACAGCATCCAATCAAGCATTTCAATACACCACAAGGGTAAAAGGCAGGTTAAGTACCCCCCAAGAATTTGATAATGTAATCATCAGAGCAAATCCCGATGGTTCTATCGTGAGGCTTAGGGATATTGCAAAAATTGATATGGGTGGAAGGTTTTATACATATAGTTCAACTATGAATAACTATAATGCTGCTGCTTTCGGTGTGCAGCTAACTCCTGATGCTGATGCCTTGAAAACTGTAGATGAATGCAAAGCAATCATAGCAAAAGCTGAGAAGAGTTTCCCGCCTGATATGAAATCAGAAATTATAGTAGACAATACGCTTTTTATAAGAGAGTCTTTAAAAGAGGTTTTGATAACCTTATTTGAAGCCTTGCTTTTGGTTATGGCAGTAATTTTTATCTTTTTACAGTCGTGGAAAGCGACTCTTATACCAATGCTTGCAGTGCCAGTGTCGTTGATAGGTACGTTTGCCACATTTCTTGTTTTTGGATTTTCTATAAATACCCTTACACTTTTTGCTATGGTTTTAGCAATAGGTTTGGTAGTTGATGACGCGATTGTCGTTATTGAGGCAGTAGAGCATCACATTCGATATGACAATATGAAACCTTTTGAGGCGGCGCAGAAAGCTATGAAAGAAGTCTCTGGTGCAATAGTCGCTATCGCATTTGTCTTGTCTTCTGTTTTTATTCCTGTTGCCTTTTTTGGTGGAACTATGGGAGTATTGTACAAGCAATTTGCGTTAACCATTACCGTTTCTATGATACTTTCTGTAATAGTAGCTCTTTCTCTTACGCCTACTTTATGTGCAAGAATGCTCACACCTTATGATCCAACAAAACATAAGGGATTGTTAGCCAAATTTTTCGATAAATTTAACGATATTTTCGAAAAAATGATTTCTGAATATTCTAAGATTGTTTTTAAATTTGTTAGAAAAGTAAAATGGGGACTGCTGTTTATTTTATTATTGACAGCTGTTACTTTTTTCATTATATCTCAACTTCCAACCTCATTTGTGCCAGATGAAGATCAGGGGTATCTAATTACTGCGGTTTCTCTGCCAGAGGGCACAAGCTTGAATGTCACCTCTAATGAAATGAATAATATTGGTGAGGTAATAAGAAAAATTCCAGGTGTATATGCTGTAACATGTATTAGCGGTATCAACTTTTTAACATTCGCTGCAGATTCAAGTACTGGAATAGTATTTATAAGACTTAAGCCCTGGGATGAAAGAACAACTGATCAGACTTCTGCCTCAGGCATTATAAAACAGATATTTATTAAATCAGGACAATTTCCAAACGCAACAATATTACCTTTGCTGCCTTCTTCATTGCCAGGAATTGGTACAAGGGGAGGCTTTACAATGATGCTTGAAGATAGAAGTGGGACTACAAGTAATCAAGATTTGGGCAATATATCTAAAGAATTCATTCAGGAAGCCAAAAAAATGCCAGCTATCGGAACGATTTATTCCACTTATAACGCTAATGCACCTGGTTACACATATAATATAGATAGGGATAAGGTAAAAAAACTGGGCATTCCTCTTGATGACGTTTTTAATGCAATGCAAGCATTCTATGGTGGTATTGAGATAAATGATATAAATCTTTATGGAGAAACCTATAAAGTTACAATGCAAGCTTTACCGCAATTTAGGAAGAGTCCTGATGACATAAAATATTTCTTTGTAAAAAACTCAAGCGGCCAAATGGTTCCGCTAAGCACTCTTGCTACCGCAAAACTTACAAATGGTCCTTCAGTAATACAAAGATTTGATGGCTACAAAACAATTCAAATCGGAGGTAACCCTGCTGCAGGATATAGTTCTGGCCAGGCTATGCAAGCACTGGTGGATACTGCTCAGAAAGTTTTGCCAAGATCTTTTTCTTATGGTTGGTCAGACTTAAGCTTGGAAGAGCAAAAATCAGGTCAAAAAGCGCCTGTACTGTTTGCACTCGCTATTATTTTTGCATTCTTATGTCTTGCAGCTCTTTATGAGAGTTGGTTTGTGCCAATTAGCGTGGTATTATCTGTTCCTACTGCAGTCTTTGGCGCTGCCTTTTTCCAATATGCCAGACACCTTAACAACAACGTTTATATGCAAATTGGCCTTGTTATGCTTATAGGTCTTGCTGCCAAAAATGCTATCTTGATAATCCAGTTTTCAAGACAGAGAGAAGAAGCTGGCATGAGTCAGATCGAAGCTGTGGTAGAGGCTGCAAAAGTCAGGCTTAGGCCAATTCTTATGACGTCATTTGCGTTTATATTTGGTTGTCTGCCTTTGGCAATAGCAACTGGTGCAGGCTCAGGCGCAAGAATTGCTATGGGCACATCGGTAGTTGGCGGGATGTTCACGGGCACATTTATTGGTGTTTTTATAATACCTGTCCTATACGTTGCAGTTGAAAGGGTTGCTTACAAGATATTTAAGAAGAGATAATTTCGTAAATTTTTATTTTTTATGTATTTAAGGAGATGTTAACTTGACTATATTAGAATTTTCTTTTAGAAACAGCATTGGATCCTTTCCTGTAGTGCATGAAATTTCTGAGATATATAGCTTTATAAATAAAGATTTTTCACCCTTTCCAAATTATAGGGTTTTACAGCTCTCAGCTATTGAAGATGATTTGGCAAGCATAAAGGTTTCGCCTTTCTTTTCAGTACTTTTCTGCGCAGGTAAGGCTTTCCTCTCTAAGGGAATAAGATTTGATGTGAGAGATGTTAGTTTTTATAATATGTCGCGAAATTTGTTTTCTTTTGATGATGTTAAAGAAAATATTAATTTATGTAGATTTCATTATAGAGGCAATGTAAGGCCTTTGAAAGATTTGTTTTTAGGATTGGATTCAGATTTTTTTAATGAAAGGTCTATAGATATTAAGTGTTTATATCTTTTTAACATATTTGAGGGGTTGTTTCTCCCTATGCCAGAAGAAGAAGTTGTTTTTGAGAATAAGTTAGGCAATTTCAAATTTGTCTGTGAATTCAACAATATAATTAGGTAAAATGGACTTTTCTCAACTCCCTTCAATATCTTATATTTTGGAAGAGATAAAAAAAAGTGATATTGAAATTCCACATGACTTATGTGTATTGGTTAGTCAGAGAGAGGTGGAGATTTCAAGACAGCTAATTAAGAGTGGCAAGAGCATTGCCAAGGACAAAGTAATCGAAAGTGTTTTGGTCAAATTAAAATTTTTTAGCAATTCTGTACTCAGAAGACTGATTAACGCCACAGGAATTATTGTACACACCAATCTTGGAAGATCTCCTTTGAACGAGTCTGTAGCTAAAGAAGTGGCTAAAATAGCTACTAACTATTCAAACCTTGAATACGATCTTTTTAATAATAAAAGAGGTAAAAGAGATTCTCTGGTGAGAGATTTACTGGTAGCCCTCACAGGAGCCGAAGATGCAACGGTGGTGAATAATAATGCTGCTGCTGTTTATATAATTTTAAATACTATTGCGAATAACAAAGAAATTTTAATTTCAAGGTCTGAGCTCATTGAAATTGGTGGATCATTTAGGATTCCTGATGTAATATCGTCTTCTGGAGCAATTCTGAAGGAAGTCGGGACAACCAATAAAACTCATTTAAGAGATTATGAAAATAACTTAAACGAATTAACTGGCGCTATTATGAAGGCTCACCAAAGCAATTTTTATCAAGAGGGATTTGTTCACAGTGTAGAAATTGAAGAATTGTCAGATCTTGCTAAGAAAAAAAATATTTTATTTTTTGAAGATTTGGGCAGCGGATGCCTGGTTGATTTAAGGAAATATGGTTTAAATCAC
This is a stretch of genomic DNA from Thermodesulfobium sp. 4217-1. It encodes these proteins:
- a CDS encoding efflux RND transporter periplasmic adaptor subunit; protein product: MMKNILKRKVLLASLLIGVLVVAGLVFALLNKKPMPIHQPVSVKTMKVVVKDTDVYQDYVGQVEAVNDIEVRSKVSGNIVEKFIKGGEIVKAGQPLFQIDKRTYVAAVSNAKAQLAQAIANYDNAKLDADRYKALAAQDAVSQQTSDTATSVALQDYQIVEAMRANLKQAEDNLSDTLIVAPFSGKLGVGDDLSLGAFVTAGQTVMCTLSSPDPMYVLFSISENDYLNMVKNGIDPMNSDVGKNVVLTLSNGTTYKYHGKIAEINRGLTQNTGTLSIKALFPNPDNVLVPGMFANVVLKEGNLKNAILIPQMAVQQVLDKTFVTIVDSDNKAQMVPVKMGPRVGSFWVVEEGLKPGDNVIVEGSQKAPTGTVVKPTEITPESLGLK
- a CDS encoding multidrug efflux RND transporter permease subunit, encoding MAQFFIKNPIFAIVVSLIIVLLGLLAMTNLPIAVYPQITPPQVNVIASYPGANAETVEQTVAQQMEDQVNGVEGMVSMLSTSTDAGSYTLNVQFELGKDPDMATVQTQNRVGQASPLLPNAVVQYGINTMKVTPQNVLVFSLYSPKGTYDSTFLANYGNINIVHQLQRVKGVGQVNMFGSPFGMRIWLNPEKMAQLGITTTDVYNAIQEQNLQAASGTIGQMPTASNQAFQYTTRVKGRLSTPQEFDNVIIRANPDGSIVRLRDIAKIDMGGRFYTYSSTMNNYNAAAFGVQLTPDADALKTVDECKAIIAKAEKSFPPDMKSEIIVDNTLFIRESLKEVLITLFEALLLVMAVIFIFLQSWKATLIPMLAVPVSLIGTFATFLVFGFSINTLTLFAMVLAIGLVVDDAIVVIEAVEHHIRYDNMKPFEAAQKAMKEVSGAIVAIAFVLSSVFIPVAFFGGTMGVLYKQFALTITVSMILSVIVALSLTPTLCARMLTPYDPTKHKGLLAKFFDKFNDIFEKMISEYSKIVFKFVRKVKWGLLFILLLTAVTFFIISQLPTSFVPDEDQGYLITAVSLPEGTSLNVTSNEMNNIGEVIRKIPGVYAVTCISGINFLTFAADSSTGIVFIRLKPWDERTTDQTSASGIIKQIFIKSGQFPNATILPLLPSSLPGIGTRGGFTMMLEDRSGTTSNQDLGNISKEFIQEAKKMPAIGTIYSTYNANAPGYTYNIDRDKVKKLGIPLDDVFNAMQAFYGGIEINDINLYGETYKVTMQALPQFRKSPDDIKYFFVKNSSGQMVPLSTLATAKLTNGPSVIQRFDGYKTIQIGGNPAAGYSSGQAMQALVDTAQKVLPRSFSYGWSDLSLEEQKSGQKAPVLFALAIIFAFLCLAALYESWFVPISVVLSVPTAVFGAAFFQYARHLNNNVYMQIGLVMLIGLAAKNAILIIQFSRQREEAGMSQIEAVVEAAKVRLRPILMTSFAFIFGCLPLAIATGAGSGARIAMGTSVVGGMFTGTFIGVFIIPVLYVAVERVAYKIFKKR
- the selA gene encoding L-seryl-tRNA(Sec) selenium transferase; the protein is MDFSQLPSISYILEEIKKSDIEIPHDLCVLVSQREVEISRQLIKSGKSIAKDKVIESVLVKLKFFSNSVLRRLINATGIIVHTNLGRSPLNESVAKEVAKIATNYSNLEYDLFNNKRGKRDSLVRDLLVALTGAEDATVVNNNAAAVYIILNTIANNKEILISRSELIEIGGSFRIPDVISSSGAILKEVGTTNKTHLRDYENNLNELTGAIMKAHQSNFYQEGFVHSVEIEELSDLAKKKNILFFEDLGSGCLVDLRKYGLNHEPTVQESLKKGVNIVSFSGDKLLGAGQCGIILGENRLIEMIRKNPLMRVLRVDKMTLCALEGTLRLYLDKRHEEIPVYKMLSKTVDEMIVDAKKVINNVKNDNLILKILESEGRLGGGSTPKSSFKTIGVGLMHKKLSIKEIETFLTRRDVPIIGRVLDEYYFLDMKTVFQDDIDFISSTLNQMH